A region of Fibrobacter succinogenes subsp. succinogenes S85 DNA encodes the following proteins:
- the tagD gene encoding glycerol-3-phosphate cytidylyltransferase has product MKRIITYGTFDLLHYGHINLLKRAKALGDYLIVALSTDEFNWNEKQKKCYFSYEKRKALLEAIRYVDLVIPEENWQQKKSDVHEYHIDTFVMGDDWSGKFDFLKDEGVDVVYLPRTPEISTTQIKQELKSCEQKNQ; this is encoded by the coding sequence ATGAAACGCATTATCACGTACGGCACATTTGACTTGTTGCATTATGGGCACATCAATTTGCTAAAGCGGGCAAAAGCTTTAGGTGATTATTTGATTGTTGCTTTGTCAACTGATGAATTTAACTGGAATGAAAAACAAAAAAAATGCTACTTCAGTTATGAAAAAAGAAAAGCTTTGTTGGAAGCTATTCGTTATGTTGATTTAGTTATACCTGAAGAGAACTGGCAACAAAAAAAGAGCGATGTGCATGAATACCATATCGATACTTTTGTTATGGGAGATGATTGGAGCGGAAAGTTTGACTTTTTGAAGGACGAAGGTGTTGACGTTGTTTACTTGCCTAGAACGCCGGAAATTAGTACGACTCAAATTAAACAAGAATTGAAATCATGCGAACAAAAGAATCAATAG
- a CDS encoding glycosyltransferase family 2 protein — translation MREKVIVLMSTYNGMAHIQEQIDSIFGQVYDGEIEILVRDDGSKDNTVSFLENYPKTELRKIVVQKGENVGPQKSFLKLIKDAETADYYFFADQDDVWLPNKIERGVSFLRDEKKAAVYCSNYTITDGVLNVKAEAFIKTTPLFTPIKALLFNQVPGCCMAFNRSMMDLLKRINIDNVMMHDSMLLSLASYVGSVKYDCRPSILHRIHGNNVVGYGHKKIVLHKWIVEKIRLLVNREPYDISKMADQFIRLNACDAPSLYQKDVELLRDYKKNYKKTIQLLKHPDSHDIPWDRTTLSIRCKILFHLL, via the coding sequence GTGAGAGAAAAAGTTATAGTATTGATGTCAACCTACAATGGGATGGCCCATATTCAGGAACAAATAGATAGCATCTTTGGTCAAGTTTATGACGGTGAAATAGAAATTCTTGTTCGTGATGATGGATCCAAAGACAATACGGTATCTTTTTTGGAAAATTATCCTAAGACTGAGTTGCGAAAAATAGTTGTCCAAAAAGGTGAAAATGTTGGACCGCAAAAAAGTTTTTTGAAATTGATAAAAGATGCAGAAACTGCTGATTACTATTTTTTTGCAGATCAAGACGATGTTTGGTTGCCGAATAAAATTGAGCGCGGAGTTTCTTTTTTAAGAGATGAAAAAAAAGCGGCAGTGTATTGCTCAAATTATACGATTACAGATGGTGTGTTGAATGTTAAGGCGGAAGCCTTTATAAAAACAACTCCGCTATTTACGCCAATAAAAGCCTTGTTGTTTAATCAGGTGCCCGGTTGTTGCATGGCCTTCAATAGATCCATGATGGATTTGTTGAAGCGGATTAACATTGATAATGTCATGATGCATGATAGCATGTTGCTTTCTTTGGCCTCGTATGTCGGTTCTGTTAAGTATGATTGCCGGCCCAGTATTCTACATCGTATTCACGGAAATAATGTTGTGGGCTATGGCCATAAAAAAATTGTATTGCATAAGTGGATTGTGGAAAAAATAAGGCTTCTTGTAAATCGAGAACCTTATGATATTAGCAAAATGGCCGATCAGTTTATTCGTTTGAACGCCTGTGATGCTCCGTCTTTATATCAAAAAGATGTTGAATTGCTTCGAGATTATAAAAAGAACTATAAAAAAACAATCCAGCTTCTGAAACATCCTGATTCACACGATATCCCTTGGGATCGAACGACGTTGTCTATTCGTTGTAAAATACTATTTCATCTCCTTTAA
- a CDS encoding glycosyltransferase: MKRKIAAIILNYVSWKDTLEEVEVCKKKLGLHSQDIIVVDNCSPNDSAENLEKKSKDNFVFIRSLRNGGYAAGNNIGLKYANENGYDYALVINNDIIVEDEFLLDKLVSVFEKDKSVGAVSPDIYSPEGHLFNRDSIKPSFWDFTLGLLNYKRKGRKVVDLGGYGYVYRPQGCCMMLKLNVMKAVDYMDETTFLYCEEFILAEKMNSLGYKCACCLNSSIIHNHSKVVKSNIKLKKIISINNESFAYYLRTYRHFNAIFVKICCAFNGLKIKMLES; this comes from the coding sequence ATGAAAAGAAAAATTGCGGCTATTATTTTGAATTATGTGTCCTGGAAGGATACTTTAGAAGAAGTTGAAGTTTGCAAAAAAAAGCTTGGTCTTCACTCTCAGGATATCATTGTTGTCGATAATTGTTCTCCTAATGATTCTGCCGAAAATCTCGAAAAAAAGTCAAAGGACAATTTTGTTTTTATTAGATCATTAAGGAATGGTGGTTATGCAGCTGGGAACAACATTGGCTTGAAATATGCCAACGAAAACGGGTATGATTATGCTTTGGTTATAAATAATGACATCATTGTAGAAGACGAATTTTTACTGGATAAGCTTGTTTCTGTTTTTGAAAAAGACAAATCGGTAGGTGCGGTAAGTCCTGATATTTACTCACCTGAAGGGCATCTGTTTAATCGGGATAGCATCAAGCCTTCATTTTGGGATTTTACTTTAGGATTGCTGAATTATAAAAGAAAAGGTCGTAAGGTTGTTGATTTAGGTGGTTATGGTTATGTGTATCGCCCGCAGGGCTGCTGCATGATGTTAAAACTGAATGTCATGAAGGCTGTGGACTATATGGATGAGACGACTTTTTTGTATTGTGAAGAGTTTATTCTGGCCGAAAAAATGAATTCATTGGGGTATAAGTGTGCTTGTTGCTTGAATTCGTCTATAATTCACAATCACTCTAAAGTTGTAAAATCAAACATTAAGCTAAAGAAAATTATATCCATAAACAACGAAAGTTTTGCGTACTATTTGAGAACGTACAGACACTTTAATGCTATTTTTGTAAAAATTTGCTGTGCGTTTAATGGATTGAAAATAAAGATGTTAGAAAGTTAA
- a CDS encoding RNA-binding domain-containing protein has protein sequence MQYDSIINTGESSTAEFKSSFNQEVIEAVGAFANKNGGIIIIGLKSSSKVLGVQLAEESLQKWLNEIKSKTEPVLVPDIETVKYKGKTLVAITFKESPIKPVAVQGRYFIRHENSVHVMSPTEIGDCTLRTQNSSWDFVLDDSSSMDDISLKKVVQSIQRINQRGYHISKDPLEFLRKNRLLRDGKLTFAAEMLFAKDWHINTAVQMGFFQSPTIIKDKGEAHGDLISQVEEIYEFVKKHINCQVVISDKLENDLVWDYPLKAIRELILNMIVHRDYHSTSESCVKVFDDHIEFFNPRKLMDGLTTDDLNSGNYLSTLRNKAIANHFNMLGEIEKYGSGITRVIGLFQEAGLPTPSIEEICGGIRVTVQKTVSKDTEKDTEKVTENQRKILSTITQDPQASQEKIALIVGINRANVAKNLKKLVEMGLVKRVGPDKGGHWEITSKI, from the coding sequence ATGCAATACGACTCAATAATCAATACAGGAGAATCCTCCACCGCCGAATTCAAGTCATCCTTTAACCAAGAGGTAATCGAAGCTGTCGGAGCTTTTGCAAATAAGAATGGTGGAATCATAATCATCGGATTAAAGTCTAGCAGCAAGGTATTAGGCGTCCAACTTGCTGAAGAATCCCTGCAAAAGTGGCTCAACGAAATCAAGAGCAAGACTGAACCAGTGCTGGTTCCCGATATTGAGACTGTAAAGTACAAAGGTAAGACGCTTGTCGCGATAACGTTCAAGGAAAGCCCAATTAAGCCGGTCGCTGTGCAGGGACGTTATTTTATTAGGCACGAAAACAGCGTTCATGTAATGAGCCCAACCGAAATCGGGGATTGCACGTTGCGCACTCAGAATTCAAGCTGGGATTTCGTTCTTGACGATTCTAGTTCAATGGACGATATATCCCTCAAAAAGGTCGTGCAGAGTATACAGCGAATAAACCAACGTGGATACCATATATCCAAGGATCCCCTTGAATTTTTGCGTAAGAATCGTTTGCTGCGGGACGGCAAATTGACATTCGCGGCCGAAATGCTCTTTGCCAAGGATTGGCATATAAATACAGCCGTGCAGATGGGATTCTTTCAGTCACCAACAATCATCAAGGACAAAGGTGAGGCTCATGGCGATTTGATAAGTCAGGTAGAAGAAATTTATGAGTTCGTGAAAAAACATATCAATTGTCAAGTTGTCATAAGCGACAAACTAGAAAACGACCTTGTTTGGGATTATCCGCTGAAAGCTATTAGAGAACTCATCTTGAATATGATCGTCCATAGGGATTATCATTCAACTTCGGAATCTTGCGTGAAGGTTTTCGATGACCACATTGAATTTTTCAATCCCAGGAAACTGATGGACGGTCTGACAACCGATGATTTAAATTCTGGAAATTATCTATCGACTCTCAGAAACAAAGCCATCGCGAACCATTTTAACATGTTGGGTGAAATTGAAAAATACGGCTCAGGCATTACCCGTGTTATAGGTCTGTTTCAAGAAGCGGGATTGCCAACTCCATCAATTGAAGAAATTTGCGGCGGAATACGGGTGACCGTGCAAAAAACTGTTAGTAAGGATACAGAAAAAGATACAGAAAAGGTTACAGAAAACCAAAGAAAGATCCTTTCCACAATAACGCAAGATCCGCAAGCATCGCAAGAAAAAATTGCTTTGATTGTAGGAATTAATCGTGCCAATGTCGCCAAGAACTTGAAAAAACTTGTCGAAATGGGGCTTGTCAAACGCGTCGGTCCGGACAAAGGCGGACATTGGGAAATAACAAGCAAAATCTGA
- a CDS encoding flavodoxin family protein, with the protein MAEKKKILVMVASPKNERSGTLIPTKAFVEGLEQNGDYETEYIFIDKMHIKPCRGCLSCWGREDGSCFMKDDDVPMIREKLINSDIVIWSFPLFLFSLPGQMKVLMDRIVGMVHPYMGQKLKEGANALNSHLHGLQFQKEGQKIILLSSCAWMDLDVVYEPIRKQFDIILGHEGYTLIACPQMRALDHRGGPRRLNMLREKYRKGGAELATTGKLSQEAIDMMQKPIFSEDAYVTLVTEFVTHMFDRDDNF; encoded by the coding sequence ATGGCAGAAAAAAAGAAAATCCTCGTAATGGTCGCAAGCCCGAAGAATGAACGCAGTGGCACTCTCATCCCGACGAAGGCATTTGTCGAAGGGCTGGAGCAGAACGGCGACTACGAGACCGAGTATATTTTCATCGACAAGATGCACATCAAGCCGTGCCGCGGCTGTCTCAGCTGCTGGGGGCGCGAGGACGGTTCGTGCTTCATGAAGGACGACGACGTGCCGATGATCCGCGAAAAGCTCATCAATTCGGACATTGTCATCTGGAGTTTTCCGCTGTTCCTGTTCAGCCTCCCAGGGCAGATGAAGGTACTGATGGACCGCATCGTGGGCATGGTACACCCGTACATGGGCCAAAAGCTCAAGGAAGGCGCCAACGCGCTGAATTCGCACTTGCACGGGTTGCAGTTCCAGAAGGAAGGGCAGAAGATTATTCTGCTTTCGAGCTGCGCATGGATGGATCTAGACGTGGTTTACGAACCAATCCGCAAGCAGTTCGACATCATCCTCGGACATGAGGGCTACACGCTTATCGCTTGTCCGCAGATGCGTGCGCTTGACCACCGTGGCGGTCCGCGCCGTTTGAACATGCTCCGCGAAAAGTACCGTAAGGGCGGTGCCGAACTCGCTACGACGGGTAAGCTTTCGCAGGAAGCGATAGACATGATGCAGAAGCCGATTTTCAGCGAAGACGCTTACGTGACGCTTGTGACGGAATTCGTGACACACATGTTCGACCGCGACGATAATTTCTAG
- the rpsI gene encoding 30S ribosomal protein S9 produces the protein MATAKNKKIYRGTGRRKNAIAAVILKPGSGKRTINGRDFKEYFHSEVQDMIANLPFAILGNAEEWDVEVTARGGGIAGQMGAVRLGISRALVANDAEVKPALKKEGLMTRDARAVERKKFGRKKARKHFQFSKR, from the coding sequence ATGGCTACAGCAAAGAATAAGAAGATCTACCGCGGCACTGGCCGTCGCAAGAACGCCATCGCCGCTGTGATTCTGAAGCCGGGTTCCGGCAAGCGCACTATCAATGGTCGTGATTTCAAGGAATACTTCCATTCTGAAGTGCAGGACATGATTGCAAATCTTCCGTTCGCCATCCTTGGCAACGCTGAAGAATGGGACGTCGAAGTTACCGCTCGTGGCGGTGGCATCGCTGGCCAGATGGGCGCTGTCCGTCTCGGCATCTCCCGCGCACTCGTTGCTAACGACGCAGAAGTGAAGCCGGCTCTCAAGAAGGAAGGCCTCATGACTCGTGACGCACGTGCCGTTGAACGTAAGAAGTTCGGCCGCAAGAAGGCTCGTAAGCACTTCCAGTTCAGCAAGCGCTAA
- the rplM gene encoding 50S ribosomal protein L13 — MKTITVNPKTVSRKWKLVDAADKPMGRVASEVARLLMGKHKAIYSPNVDTGDFVVVINAEKVAVSGNKALQKQYFHHTGHIAGERWINFADLLAKNPTAPLEAAIWGMLPHSALGHKMIKKLKIFAGAEHPFAAQKPEVVEL, encoded by the coding sequence ATGAAGACCATTACGGTAAACCCGAAGACTGTCTCCCGCAAGTGGAAGCTTGTGGATGCAGCTGACAAGCCGATGGGACGCGTTGCAAGCGAAGTTGCTCGTCTCCTCATGGGCAAGCACAAGGCCATCTATTCCCCGAACGTCGACACTGGCGACTTCGTGGTTGTTATCAACGCTGAAAAGGTTGCCGTTTCTGGCAACAAGGCTCTCCAGAAGCAGTATTTCCACCACACTGGCCACATCGCCGGTGAACGTTGGATCAACTTTGCTGACCTCTTGGCAAAGAACCCGACTGCTCCGCTCGAAGCTGCCATTTGGGGCATGCTCCCGCACAGCGCTCTTGGCCACAAGATGATCAAGAAGCTCAAGATTTTTGCAGGTGCCGAACATCCGTTCGCTGCCCAGAAACCCGAAGTCGTAGAACTTTAA
- a CDS encoding hemolysin family protein produces MFEIVITVLACLGASAFCSVTEASFYSVPPSTVEVLERQKKFTARYLKHVKDNIDRYIASVLVVNTVANTVGASLATALAVKRLSPSAAMLLPVILTILILLFGEITPKTLGVKQAKVCAPLVAVPFYYITKILSWTGIIWLCLTLTKHWTHEDKEKKDVSIEDINSLVSLGLREDVIDRQQALVIKNILSLKSLPVRRVMTPRQVVFTLPADSTIGETLDERGNWPFSRVPLYDGKKDNWIGIVLRRDAYNQLAEGHRDVKLRQLMRPMQLVPDSLMTDKLLLRFLKQRGHIVGVVDEWGAIAGIVSLEDVLEEILGREIVDEFDVAVNLQETARRKSKALASMRKEKSKQ; encoded by the coding sequence ATGTTTGAAATTGTAATTACTGTTCTTGCTTGTCTTGGTGCTTCGGCGTTTTGCTCTGTGACCGAAGCTTCGTTCTATAGCGTCCCGCCTTCGACGGTGGAAGTCTTGGAGCGACAAAAGAAATTTACCGCACGTTACCTGAAACACGTGAAAGATAACATCGACCGCTACATTGCTTCGGTGCTTGTGGTGAATACGGTCGCGAATACGGTGGGCGCGTCCTTGGCGACTGCCTTGGCGGTGAAGCGCTTGTCGCCTTCGGCGGCGATGCTCTTGCCGGTGATACTCACGATTCTCATTTTGCTCTTTGGCGAAATCACTCCCAAGACGCTCGGTGTGAAGCAGGCGAAAGTCTGTGCGCCGCTCGTGGCTGTGCCGTTTTATTACATCACGAAAATCCTCAGCTGGACGGGAATCATCTGGCTTTGCCTTACGCTGACCAAGCACTGGACGCACGAAGACAAAGAAAAGAAGGACGTGAGTATCGAGGACATCAATAGCCTTGTGAGTCTCGGGCTTCGCGAAGATGTGATTGACCGCCAGCAGGCTCTTGTCATCAAGAACATCCTTTCGCTCAAGTCGCTCCCGGTGCGCCGCGTGATGACGCCACGACAGGTCGTGTTTACGCTCCCTGCCGACAGTACGATTGGAGAGACTCTTGACGAGCGCGGCAACTGGCCGTTTTCGCGTGTGCCGCTTTACGATGGTAAAAAGGACAACTGGATTGGGATTGTGCTCCGCCGCGATGCGTACAACCAGCTAGCCGAAGGCCATCGCGATGTGAAACTCCGCCAGCTCATGCGCCCGATGCAGCTCGTTCCTGATAGCCTCATGACCGACAAGTTGTTGTTGCGTTTCCTCAAGCAGCGTGGGCATATCGTGGGCGTTGTTGATGAATGGGGTGCGATTGCGGGCATCGTGAGTCTCGAAGACGTGCTTGAAGAAATCCTCGGTCGCGAAATCGTCGATGAATTTGATGTGGCTGTGAACCTCCAGGAAACCGCCCGCCGCAAGTCCAAGGCTCTCGCCTCCATGCGCAAGGAGAAAAGTAAGCAGTAG
- the sppA gene encoding signal peptide peptidase SppA yields the protein MKKFVISLFAMAASAFAYLPGESGFVSLDGAHGVFGNPAGLSALDSRGALASYQYDDGVTEFRIGGNLDHFGAGFEYHFNGDGMDESRWNLTHGFSLFDRSAFWGGRVTAFRSADFKGTEWTYSPGILIRPFRFLSLGYSCDNLLYLGPTSMERIHNAGATLRLGDFLSASYDVENWKEHRLLFELSLAGFRFGFKMPVYGDDDEYMLTLSTSFGGYVDASIKMFDDFLPKGGSIGFHASRNPKASRSAQIVRVPLNMEVSEVEKKFLFFAPSSIGLMKVRNLFEHLLRDPAAGLVVLDFSGYNGNLAISEEINRYVKKLKARGGLVIAYMDDVRPSVLTAAANVDRVVVEPSAHFTWLGLGGGITFYKGILDKLGVKVEFLRHGAFKSAVEPYTADSMSVNARENIETLYKDIWELVRMRVAARMKTGTAPVNTEKLDELAQKPVITAIGAKKAGLADTLLYIDQVPAYALKTFFDIDAPYAGFRTWAPSNTKIFDESWNHRAKVALLNINGTIDSRMEESVLDNLRRLPGMGVKALLVRISSPGGSAIASDKIWGALKNLRRFDIPIVASIGSSGTSGAYYIACGADKIIAEPFAIVGSIGIYGGKIDASGLMQKVGLRNEPVKTNDYSDARSFARPWTDTEKAALQEYMDDFYNRFTGVVSQATGIDQAVVDSVYGGGRVMVGWKAKEAGLVHSLGGFDDALDEVRKLADIPKSTEIELMQLNTEDSFVVPFVNTKSFGDFIRDMERTQFWAIEPTLIDGL from the coding sequence ATGAAAAAATTTGTTATATCGCTATTTGCAATGGCAGCATCGGCGTTTGCCTACCTTCCCGGAGAATCCGGCTTTGTTTCGCTTGATGGGGCGCATGGTGTTTTCGGAAATCCGGCGGGGCTTTCGGCCTTGGATTCCAGAGGCGCTCTTGCATCGTACCAATATGATGACGGCGTTACTGAATTCCGCATTGGCGGCAACTTGGACCATTTCGGGGCGGGTTTTGAATACCATTTCAATGGTGACGGGATGGATGAATCCCGCTGGAACTTGACGCATGGATTTTCACTTTTTGACCGGAGTGCATTTTGGGGCGGTCGCGTTACTGCGTTTCGCAGTGCCGATTTCAAGGGGACGGAGTGGACGTATTCTCCGGGTATCTTGATTCGTCCGTTCCGCTTTTTATCGCTGGGCTATTCTTGCGATAACCTTTTGTACTTGGGGCCAACTTCGATGGAACGCATCCACAATGCGGGTGCGACGCTTCGCTTAGGGGATTTCCTGAGCGCAAGTTACGATGTGGAAAACTGGAAAGAACACCGTCTGCTATTTGAACTTTCGCTTGCCGGGTTCCGCTTTGGATTCAAAATGCCTGTTTACGGTGATGATGACGAATACATGTTGACTTTATCGACTTCGTTTGGCGGGTATGTTGATGCATCGATCAAGATGTTTGACGATTTTTTGCCGAAGGGTGGTAGCATCGGATTCCATGCATCGCGCAACCCGAAGGCTTCGCGCTCGGCGCAGATTGTGCGTGTGCCGCTCAACATGGAAGTTTCCGAAGTTGAAAAGAAGTTCTTGTTCTTTGCTCCGTCTTCTATCGGTCTCATGAAGGTGCGCAATTTGTTTGAACACTTGTTGCGCGACCCGGCTGCAGGCCTTGTCGTTCTTGACTTTTCGGGCTATAACGGCAATTTGGCGATTTCTGAAGAAATCAACCGTTACGTGAAAAAGCTCAAGGCGCGTGGCGGTCTCGTAATTGCCTACATGGATGATGTCCGTCCGTCGGTGTTGACGGCGGCTGCAAATGTGGACCGCGTTGTCGTGGAGCCTTCGGCCCATTTTACATGGCTTGGGCTTGGTGGCGGAATCACGTTCTATAAGGGCATTTTGGACAAACTAGGTGTCAAGGTTGAATTTTTGCGCCATGGCGCATTCAAGTCGGCGGTGGAACCTTATACGGCTGATTCCATGTCGGTGAATGCCCGTGAAAATATTGAAACGCTTTACAAGGATATTTGGGAACTTGTCCGTATGCGTGTTGCCGCTCGCATGAAAACTGGGACTGCGCCGGTGAATACGGAAAAACTGGATGAGCTCGCCCAAAAGCCTGTGATTACTGCGATTGGAGCGAAAAAGGCGGGCCTTGCCGATACTTTGCTTTACATTGACCAGGTTCCCGCTTACGCATTAAAGACGTTCTTTGATATTGATGCACCTTATGCGGGCTTTAGGACTTGGGCTCCGTCGAATACAAAAATTTTTGACGAGAGCTGGAACCATCGCGCAAAAGTGGCGCTGTTGAATATTAACGGAACGATTGATTCTCGCATGGAAGAATCTGTTCTTGATAACTTACGCAGGTTGCCAGGTATGGGCGTAAAGGCTTTGCTTGTGCGAATTAGTTCGCCGGGCGGTAGTGCCATTGCGTCCGATAAAATTTGGGGCGCGCTCAAGAACTTGAGACGCTTTGATATCCCCATTGTTGCAAGTATCGGAAGTTCAGGAACGTCGGGCGCCTATTACATTGCATGCGGTGCGGACAAGATAATTGCAGAACCATTTGCCATTGTGGGTAGCATTGGGATTTATGGCGGTAAGATTGATGCGTCTGGCTTGATGCAGAAAGTTGGGTTGCGTAATGAACCGGTCAAGACAAATGATTATTCGGATGCGCGCTCTTTTGCACGCCCGTGGACGGATACCGAAAAGGCGGCACTTCAGGAATACATGGATGACTTCTACAATCGCTTTACGGGTGTTGTTTCGCAGGCGACTGGAATTGACCAAGCTGTGGTGGATTCTGTGTATGGCGGCGGTCGCGTGATGGTTGGCTGGAAAGCGAAAGAGGCCGGGCTTGTGCATAGCTTGGGTGGATTTGATGACGCTCTTGACGAAGTCCGCAAGCTTGCCGATATCCCGAAGTCTACTGAAATTGAACTGATGCAGTTGAATACGGAAGATTCTTTTGTGGTGCCGTTTGTGAATACGAAATCGTTTGGTGACTTTATTCGTGATATGGAACGCACACAGTTCTGGGCGATAGAGCCGACTTTAATTGATGGTCTTTAG
- a CDS encoding polysaccharide biosynthesis tyrosine autokinase: MSSSSKKEETDLFDLLKELARNWKIMIPCVIVAGIVGVFVAMWIRPVYKVDALLQIESKNNKSMGMTGGLSSLFATTSPAETEIELIKSRHIIGDAVEKMNLLYVATPINKLDRLLHREGRMELSRFERPESSIQKNKKIIPWVAVATDSASFDLYDHHNQKILSGAVGTTYRFPYANDTACIHIYRMDATPGQKFEIVKEERLDAIDEFKKAFDIKEKGKKTGILEFSYQDIYPDRATKVLNEIATSYLRQNVEQRNAEAQKTLEFLEKQLPDVKAKLDSSLLKFNTYRNKVGSVDIGAETQLILEKRNKLQQSLLELQQRKQSAVRLFQPEHPTVKTLEDQENNLKRELANNYAATKRLPNTQQEVLKLTNEVDMSKHMYTTMLNNIQQLKLVSAGEVGSVRIIDFAEKVTKPIKPKKSLIVCIALFLGLLLGAAIVSIRSKFSNGVRDASFIERETGFSVYAKVPKGNPNGTKGTRPLAVVEPDDVAVESIRALRSSLEFSMEEDSRPVIGVSGLIPGVGKSFISVNLAALYAGLGKKVLLIDADLRKGRLHKEFGIKRGKGLSQILLGEATVDNVVQSTEVDNLFVMQCGNVPPNPSELLGSKHYSTMISELEKAYDLIIVDTPPIMLVTDAALACRIASQIVMVIEYNKHSIEAIQDGMKQLLKGNTTAHASFVINKYEHGHSDGYGYKYGKY; the protein is encoded by the coding sequence ATGAGTTCATCTTCGAAAAAAGAAGAAACTGACCTTTTTGACTTGTTGAAGGAGCTGGCAAGAAATTGGAAAATCATGATTCCGTGCGTCATTGTCGCCGGAATTGTAGGCGTTTTTGTCGCCATGTGGATTAGGCCTGTCTATAAAGTAGACGCATTGCTCCAGATTGAATCAAAGAATAACAAGAGCATGGGCATGACAGGCGGCCTCAGCAGCCTGTTTGCCACAACAAGCCCCGCCGAAACAGAAATCGAGCTCATCAAGAGCCGTCACATCATCGGCGACGCCGTCGAAAAGATGAATTTGCTGTACGTGGCAACACCAATCAACAAACTTGACCGCCTGCTGCATCGTGAAGGCCGCATGGAACTCAGCCGATTTGAAAGGCCCGAATCAAGCATTCAAAAGAACAAAAAAATTATTCCATGGGTTGCTGTAGCTACAGACAGCGCCTCCTTTGACCTATACGATCACCATAATCAGAAAATCCTCTCGGGAGCCGTTGGTACAACATATCGGTTCCCTTATGCAAACGACACCGCATGCATCCACATTTATCGCATGGATGCCACTCCGGGGCAGAAATTTGAAATCGTCAAGGAAGAACGCCTCGATGCCATTGACGAATTCAAGAAAGCATTTGATATCAAGGAAAAAGGCAAAAAGACTGGCATTCTAGAATTCAGCTACCAGGATATCTATCCCGACCGCGCCACAAAAGTTCTAAACGAAATCGCAACGTCCTATTTAAGACAGAATGTTGAACAGCGCAATGCCGAAGCCCAAAAGACATTGGAATTTTTGGAAAAGCAGTTGCCCGATGTCAAAGCAAAACTGGATAGTTCTCTCCTGAAGTTCAACACCTACCGCAATAAAGTCGGTTCCGTAGACATTGGCGCCGAAACGCAGCTCATCCTAGAAAAACGCAACAAGTTGCAGCAAAGCTTGCTTGAGTTGCAGCAGAGAAAGCAGAGTGCCGTCCGCCTGTTCCAGCCGGAACATCCGACAGTCAAGACCTTAGAAGATCAGGAAAACAACTTAAAGCGCGAGCTCGCCAACAACTATGCCGCCACCAAGAGGCTCCCGAACACCCAGCAAGAAGTCCTGAAGTTGACGAATGAAGTCGACATGAGCAAGCACATGTATACGACCATGCTCAACAACATTCAGCAGTTGAAGCTCGTGTCCGCCGGTGAAGTAGGTTCAGTGCGCATTATCGACTTTGCCGAAAAAGTCACGAAGCCCATAAAGCCGAAAAAGAGCCTCATCGTTTGTATCGCCTTGTTCCTCGGTCTGCTCCTTGGAGCTGCAATCGTATCCATCCGCAGCAAGTTCAGCAACGGTGTTCGCGACGCAAGCTTTATCGAACGTGAAACAGGATTCAGCGTCTACGCGAAAGTTCCCAAAGGCAACCCCAACGGCACCAAAGGCACTCGCCCACTTGCAGTTGTCGAGCCGGACGATGTTGCAGTGGAATCCATCCGTGCATTGCGCAGTTCACTTGAATTCAGCATGGAAGAAGACAGCCGCCCCGTTATCGGAGTCAGCGGGCTTATCCCAGGTGTAGGCAAGAGCTTTATTTCCGTAAACCTCGCCGCACTTTATGCAGGTCTCGGCAAAAAGGTCTTGCTTATCGACGCGGACCTCCGCAAGGGCCGCCTGCACAAGGAATTCGGCATCAAGCGAGGGAAAGGCCTTTCTCAGATTCTCCTTGGCGAAGCTACTGTAGACAACGTTGTTCAATCCACCGAAGTCGACAACCTGTTCGTCATGCAATGTGGTAACGTGCCACCCAACCCATCTGAACTGTTGGGTTCCAAGCACTATTCAACAATGATCAGCGAACTGGAAAAGGCTTACGACCTAATCATCGTCGATACACCGCCAATCATGCTCGTGACAGACGCCGCCCTTGCCTGCCGTATCGCATCCCAGATCGTCATGGTCATCGAATACAACAAGCACAGTATCGAAGCAATCCAGGACGGTATGAAGCAGTTGCTCAAGGGAAATACCACCGCACATGCAAGCTTCGTCATCAACAAGTACGAACACGGGCATAGCGATGGCTACGGATACAAATATGGGAAGTATTAA